The following proteins are encoded in a genomic region of Pelodictyon phaeoclathratiforme BU-1:
- the tyrS gene encoding tyrosine--tRNA ligase, translating to MLFPSVQEQLDLIVANVVEIISVEELEQKLRQSLKCGLPLKIKLGADPSRPDLHLGHSVVLRKLREFQDFGHEAILIIGDFTAMIGDPSGKSKTRPQLSAEEARENGLSYFEQASKILDPEKTTICYNADWLGKMSFADVIKLSSHYTVARMLERDDFERRYRAQEPISIHEFLYPLAQGMDSVHLKNDVELGGTDQKFNLLVGRALQREYGIEPQVCITMPLLVGTDGKEKMSKSLGNAICFNDSPSDIYGKVLSIPDTLIETYCKLLVPKEDEGVGAILDEITENPRTAKRALAKTIAALYSSQKEADDAESQFDQLFIHKKAPDHIELFEFDESSISLIDLLVTLGAATSKSDARRMIQQKSVLVDERKIEEIAECIELSLEAKIIRAGKRRFFKVAARKTF from the coding sequence ATGCTTTTTCCATCTGTACAGGAACAGCTTGATCTTATTGTTGCCAATGTGGTGGAAATCATCAGCGTTGAAGAACTTGAACAGAAATTGCGTCAGAGCCTGAAATGCGGTCTGCCACTGAAAATAAAACTTGGCGCTGATCCATCCCGCCCTGACTTGCATCTCGGTCATTCGGTCGTTTTGCGGAAGCTCCGGGAGTTTCAGGATTTTGGCCATGAGGCTATTCTTATTATTGGCGATTTTACCGCCATGATCGGCGACCCTTCGGGAAAAAGCAAGACGCGACCGCAGCTTTCAGCCGAAGAGGCGCGGGAAAATGGTTTAAGTTACTTTGAGCAGGCTTCGAAAATTCTTGACCCTGAAAAAACGACGATCTGCTATAATGCCGACTGGCTTGGCAAGATGAGTTTTGCCGATGTCATCAAACTTTCAAGCCACTATACGGTGGCCCGGATGCTTGAGCGTGATGACTTCGAGAGGCGGTATCGGGCTCAAGAGCCCATCTCAATTCATGAGTTCCTCTATCCGCTTGCTCAGGGCATGGATTCAGTGCATCTGAAAAACGATGTTGAACTTGGCGGTACTGACCAGAAATTTAATCTGCTGGTCGGCAGGGCTTTGCAGCGGGAGTATGGTATTGAACCGCAGGTCTGCATTACCATGCCCTTGCTCGTGGGCACTGACGGAAAGGAGAAGATGTCGAAATCACTTGGCAACGCCATCTGTTTCAATGACTCCCCTTCCGATATCTATGGCAAGGTACTTTCGATTCCCGACACGCTCATTGAAACGTACTGCAAACTTCTGGTGCCAAAGGAAGATGAGGGGGTTGGGGCTATTCTCGACGAGATAACGGAAAATCCGAGAACCGCCAAGCGGGCTCTGGCAAAGACAATTGCAGCTCTCTACTCTTCACAAAAAGAGGCTGATGATGCGGAATCACAATTTGATCAGCTCTTCATTCATAAAAAAGCGCCTGACCATATTGAACTTTTTGAATTTGATGAGTCGTCCATATCACTGATCGATCTCCTCGTCACCCTTGGCGCCGCCACGTCAAAAAGTGACGCTCGACGGATGATTCAGCAGAAATCGGTTCTTGTTGATGAGAGGAAGATCGAAGAGATTGCGGAGTGTATTGAACTCAGCCTGGAAGCAAAAATCATCAGGGCTGGAAAAAGAAGGTTTTTTAAAGTGGCCGCAAGAAAAACATTTTGA
- a CDS encoding pyruvoyl-dependent arginine decarboxylase, with the protein MSFVPSKVFFTKGVGRHKEYLSSFELALREAKIEKCNLVTVSSIFPPHCERISVEEGVKLLSPGQITFAVMARNSTNEFNRLIAASVGVAIPADDTQYGYLSEHHPFGESAEQSGEYAEDLAATMLATTLGIEFDPNKDWDEREGIYKMSGKIINSYNITETAEGENGLWTTVISCAVLLP; encoded by the coding sequence TTGTCATTTGTCCCATCAAAAGTTTTTTTCACCAAAGGTGTGGGAAGGCACAAAGAATATCTCTCCTCGTTCGAGCTTGCCCTGAGAGAGGCCAAAATCGAGAAATGCAATCTGGTTACAGTATCAAGTATTTTTCCTCCTCACTGTGAGCGCATCAGTGTGGAAGAGGGTGTAAAGCTGCTTTCTCCGGGGCAGATCACCTTTGCTGTCATGGCCCGTAATTCAACCAATGAGTTCAACCGTCTTATTGCCGCTTCAGTCGGCGTCGCCATTCCTGCTGATGATACACAGTATGGTTATCTGTCGGAACACCATCCGTTTGGAGAGTCCGCCGAACAGTCTGGTGAATATGCCGAAGATTTGGCGGCAACGATGCTTGCAACCACCCTTGGTATTGAGTTTGATCCGAACAAGGACTGGGACGAACGTGAGGGTATTTACAAAATGAGTGGAAAAATCATCAATTCATACAACATCACTGAAACCGCAGAGGGCGAAAACGGTCTCTGGACAACCGTTATTTCCTGCGCCGTTCTCCTGCCGTAA
- a CDS encoding FAD-binding oxidoreductase, protein MIYKHDPASIQGFLEDTSNLKSGHTPGVFFPENGDDISGLLKGATEERRRFTIAGNGTGTTGGRIPMGEYVISMQLLDRIGEPVPLDGKRAYITVEAGAHLAAIQKKVEEAGWFYPPDPTEKLCFIGSTIANNSSGARSFKYGPTRNHIARLLIILPQGECINLSRGASLADKEGFFYFKLPSGGELTFRRAAYHMPETSKHNAGYFSDEGMDLIDLFIGSEGTLGVIVEADLMLIPLPAAVISCLVYFAHLDELFSFVGRLKEPGNGISARAIEFFDSRSLEFLAKKYPEVPHNCEGAIFFEVETTAQREENDLDTLFNHMESCNAMTDLSWVALDRDEQERLREFRHALPLLVNDWLSRQHESKISTDMAVPDGRFRELFDFYCTSCEQQGFVYIIFGHIGDAHVHLNILPRNREEFLEAKALYRKFVGKALELGGTLSAEHGIGKLKAEYLVGMYQDTGIREMARIKKYLDPFLVLNRGNIIPAAYLETENH, encoded by the coding sequence ATGATCTATAAGCATGATCCGGCATCCATACAGGGGTTTCTTGAGGATACGAGCAATCTGAAGAGCGGTCATACTCCGGGTGTTTTTTTCCCTGAGAATGGGGATGATATTTCCGGACTCCTGAAAGGTGCAACAGAAGAGAGACGCCGCTTCACCATTGCCGGTAATGGAACCGGAACAACTGGTGGCAGAATTCCTATGGGTGAATATGTCATTTCGATGCAATTGCTTGACCGAATCGGCGAACCGGTGCCTCTCGACGGGAAGAGGGCTTACATAACGGTCGAGGCTGGAGCCCACCTTGCGGCTATTCAGAAAAAGGTGGAAGAGGCTGGCTGGTTTTATCCTCCCGACCCGACGGAAAAGCTCTGTTTTATCGGAAGCACCATCGCAAACAACTCTTCAGGAGCACGCAGTTTTAAGTATGGCCCGACGCGAAACCATATTGCCCGACTCCTCATCATTCTGCCGCAGGGTGAGTGCATCAACCTTTCGCGTGGGGCCTCTCTGGCAGACAAGGAGGGTTTCTTCTATTTCAAGCTGCCTTCCGGCGGTGAACTGACTTTCAGGAGAGCGGCTTACCATATGCCTGAAACCTCAAAGCACAATGCCGGATATTTTTCGGATGAGGGAATGGATCTGATTGACCTCTTTATCGGTTCCGAGGGAACGCTCGGGGTTATTGTGGAGGCTGATCTCATGCTCATTCCCTTGCCAGCGGCGGTTATCTCCTGTCTGGTCTACTTCGCTCATCTTGATGAGCTCTTCTCCTTTGTCGGGCGGCTTAAAGAGCCGGGCAATGGTATTTCAGCACGGGCAATTGAGTTTTTTGATTCCCGTTCGCTCGAATTTCTTGCAAAAAAGTATCCTGAAGTGCCCCATAATTGCGAGGGCGCAATTTTTTTTGAAGTGGAAACTACTGCCCAGAGAGAAGAGAACGACCTTGATACCCTTTTCAATCATATGGAGTCGTGCAATGCCATGACCGATCTCTCCTGGGTGGCGCTTGATCGTGATGAACAGGAGCGGTTGCGGGAGTTTCGTCACGCTTTGCCGCTTCTTGTCAACGATTGGCTGAGTCGGCAGCATGAAAGTAAAATCAGTACCGATATGGCTGTTCCGGATGGCCGTTTCCGTGAACTCTTTGATTTTTATTGCACTTCTTGCGAACAACAGGGCTTTGTCTATATTATTTTTGGTCATATAGGAGATGCTCATGTACACTTGAACATTCTGCCGCGCAACAGGGAGGAGTTTTTGGAGGCGAAGGCCCTGTACCGGAAGTTTGTTGGCAAGGCGCTTGAACTGGGAGGAACGCTTTCTGCAGAGCATGGCATCGGCAAGCTCAAGGCGGAATATCTTGTGGGTATGTATCAGGACACTGGTATTCGGGAGATGGCCCGGATAAAGAAATATCTGGATCCTTTTCTGGTGCTCAACAGGGGAAATATTATTCCTGCCGCATATTTGGAAACTGAAAATCATTAA
- a CDS encoding NAD+ synthase has translation MKVQDLHLDYHLVEDILKAFLFNELRKFGFSSVVLGLSGGIDSAVVCELAVRALGRQNVLGLMMPYASSSMESLEHAELMIKKLGIQAEEMPITPVVDAFFSSVPENQLLRRGNIMARTRMILLYDVSARDGRLVTGTSNKTELLLGYGTLFGDMASAINPIGDLYKTQVRGLARHLAIPEPLIVKAPSADLWEGQSDEDDLGFSYEAVDLLLYMMLEKRMDKHAILGQGIEEPFYDRVRKMVVRNQYKRMMPVIAKLSGRTPGIDFRYARDWQEVR, from the coding sequence ATGAAGGTTCAGGATCTCCATCTCGATTATCACCTGGTAGAGGATATTCTCAAAGCATTTCTTTTCAATGAGCTTCGAAAGTTCGGATTCAGTTCGGTCGTACTTGGTCTGTCAGGCGGTATCGATTCGGCTGTTGTCTGTGAACTGGCGGTTCGCGCACTGGGTAGGCAGAACGTTTTAGGGCTTATGATGCCCTATGCTTCAAGCAGTATGGAAAGTCTCGAACATGCGGAACTCATGATTAAAAAGCTCGGCATACAGGCCGAAGAGATGCCGATTACGCCTGTTGTCGATGCTTTTTTTTCCTCTGTACCGGAAAATCAGTTGTTGAGAAGGGGCAATATTATGGCGCGCACGAGGATGATATTGCTCTATGATGTTTCAGCAAGAGATGGTCGCCTGGTCACCGGAACAAGCAACAAAACAGAACTGCTTCTTGGTTACGGCACCCTCTTTGGCGATATGGCTTCAGCCATCAATCCAATTGGCGATCTCTATAAAACCCAGGTACGAGGTCTTGCCCGTCATCTCGCCATTCCGGAGCCCCTTATTGTCAAAGCGCCTTCAGCCGACCTCTGGGAAGGACAGAGCGATGAGGATGATCTCGGATTCAGTTATGAAGCCGTTGATTTGCTCCTCTATATGATGCTTGAAAAGAGAATGGATAAACATGCGATCCTTGGCCAGGGGATAGAGGAACCCTTCTATGACCGTGTCAGGAAGATGGTTGTCAGGAACCAGTACAAAAGGATGATGCCCGTTATAGCCAAACTATCAGGCCGGACACCCGGTATCGATTTCCGCTATGCAAGAGATTGGCAGGAGGTGAGGTAG
- the murA gene encoding UDP-N-acetylglucosamine 1-carboxyvinyltransferase has protein sequence MDKLVIKGGSRISGTITASGSKNTSLPIIAATLLTGNGTFTLHHIPDLKDIVTFTQLLHHLGAETTYEGNTLKVSSRNVQSLQAPYELVKKMRASIYVLGPMLARFGHARVSLPGGCAFGPRPIDLHLMAMEKLGATITIETGFIDATIPGGKLQGGHITFPISSVGATGNALMAAVLAEGTTTISNAAAEPEIETLCKFLIAMGATIRGTGTTELEIEGCNTLKAIEFKNVFDRIEAGTLLAAAAITGGDITVNGVEPEQMKAVLKKFVHAGCLVETTDNSITLKSPKKLIPTDVTAKPYPAFPTDMQAQWIALMTQAEGSSHITDKVYHERFNHIPELNRLGAHIEIHKNQAIVHGPQQLSGTKVMSTDLRASASLVLAGLVAEGTTEVLRVYHLDRGYEKIEIKLNSLGADISREKYDEFH, from the coding sequence ATGGACAAGCTTGTCATAAAGGGCGGTAGCCGCATCTCCGGCACTATAACGGCCTCAGGCTCAAAAAATACCTCTCTGCCAATCATTGCCGCAACACTGCTTACCGGCAATGGCACCTTTACCCTTCATCATATCCCTGATCTGAAGGATATCGTGACCTTTACCCAGCTTTTGCACCACCTGGGAGCTGAAACGACCTATGAGGGCAACACCCTGAAGGTTTCATCCCGCAATGTACAAAGTCTTCAGGCACCCTATGAACTGGTAAAAAAAATGAGGGCATCGATCTATGTTCTTGGACCGATGCTTGCACGATTTGGCCACGCAAGAGTCTCTCTTCCCGGGGGATGTGCTTTCGGACCACGCCCCATTGACCTTCATTTGATGGCTATGGAAAAACTTGGCGCCACGATCACCATCGAAACCGGATTTATTGATGCCACCATTCCAGGCGGAAAACTGCAGGGTGGCCATATCACCTTCCCGATCTCTTCTGTCGGTGCGACGGGAAATGCTCTCATGGCGGCTGTCCTTGCCGAGGGTACCACAACCATCAGCAATGCGGCTGCAGAACCTGAAATTGAGACGCTCTGCAAATTTCTCATCGCAATGGGAGCAACAATCAGGGGAACAGGAACAACCGAACTTGAAATAGAGGGGTGCAATACACTCAAAGCTATTGAATTTAAGAACGTTTTTGATCGCATCGAAGCTGGGACACTTCTTGCGGCTGCAGCCATAACTGGAGGAGATATTACTGTTAATGGCGTTGAACCCGAACAGATGAAAGCTGTACTGAAAAAATTTGTGCACGCGGGATGCCTGGTTGAGACAACAGACAACAGCATAACCCTGAAAAGTCCGAAAAAGCTTATTCCAACCGATGTCACCGCAAAGCCTTATCCAGCCTTTCCAACCGATATGCAGGCCCAATGGATTGCTCTGATGACGCAAGCTGAAGGATCAAGTCATATTACCGACAAGGTCTATCATGAACGGTTCAACCACATCCCTGAGCTGAATCGGCTTGGCGCCCATATTGAGATCCATAAAAATCAGGCAATTGTTCACGGACCGCAACAGCTCTCGGGTACGAAGGTCATGTCAACCGATCTGAGAGCCTCAGCAAGCCTTGTTCTTGCAGGCCTTGTCGCTGAAGGAACAACGGAAGTACTGCGAGTTTACCACCTCGACCGGGGATATGAAAAGATCGAAATAAAACTGAACAGCCTTGGTGCCGATATCAGCAGGGAAAAGTATGATGAATTTCACTGA
- a CDS encoding M23 family metallopeptidase has protein sequence MTFIVPPAFFYRVLRIASVLFLLVSVLSPPTTVALPRNGEITKIMKERAAVEKNLSNLKLQLQEYQSKLKLTTKKESHSFKALENIRSQILVLEKMINENQSYLTRLDGDIDRLHDELQGNRKIYGRVSDDFRRTVISAYKYGGNRDIEHFFAAGSVSKALVRAQYMGFFTRSVRSNVEELQQVAAKLENSRIALEQSYQQKAKVVREQEQQLKSWSASKKEKEVVLDRLKKNKQEYLAQLATVQQKRMQLQSRIESLILAEQRALEAERERRRKNLEARRRKTLQLEQKRLEAQRLEQKQPEQEHLRTERPAVGRVRVKKKKTVEQRVAPDTANKAMEEAPQRAMKSPEKEQGNQTLNLDSPELEGVSANFDRAFGSLPWPVQNGVVSKRFGTVKDKDLRIVTTNNGIDISVPSNTQVRAVSGGKVVQIAFLPTFGNIVIVRHPQSYLTVYANLGQLSVARDDIIKSQQLLGFAGKTAEGASVVHFEIWKGRVKQNPSKWLR, from the coding sequence ATGACCTTTATCGTTCCACCTGCTTTTTTTTATAGAGTATTGCGCATAGCCAGCGTTCTCTTCTTGCTTGTATCAGTGCTGTCGCCCCCAACAACGGTAGCATTGCCGAGAAACGGCGAGATCACAAAGATCATGAAAGAGCGTGCAGCAGTTGAAAAAAACCTTTCGAATCTCAAGCTGCAGCTCCAGGAGTACCAATCAAAACTGAAGTTGACAACAAAAAAAGAGTCACACTCATTTAAGGCTCTGGAAAATATTCGTAGCCAGATTCTGGTACTTGAAAAGATGATCAATGAAAACCAGAGCTATCTCACCAGGCTCGATGGTGATATTGACCGTCTTCATGATGAGCTTCAGGGGAATCGCAAGATTTATGGCAGGGTTTCTGATGATTTTCGCAGGACGGTGATATCAGCATATAAATATGGTGGAAACAGGGATATAGAGCATTTTTTTGCTGCAGGTTCCGTTTCCAAAGCTCTGGTACGCGCGCAATATATGGGTTTTTTTACCCGTTCTGTCCGCAGCAATGTCGAAGAGCTGCAGCAGGTTGCTGCAAAGCTTGAAAATAGCAGGATTGCGCTTGAGCAGAGCTATCAGCAAAAAGCTAAAGTCGTCAGGGAGCAGGAGCAGCAGTTGAAAAGCTGGTCAGCCAGTAAAAAAGAGAAAGAGGTGGTACTTGACCGGTTAAAGAAAAACAAGCAGGAATATCTCGCACAGCTTGCAACTGTCCAGCAGAAACGTATGCAATTGCAGTCAAGGATAGAGTCACTCATTCTGGCTGAGCAGCGTGCTCTGGAGGCTGAACGTGAACGGAGAAGAAAAAATCTTGAAGCAAGGCGTCGCAAGACCCTGCAACTTGAGCAAAAACGACTTGAGGCCCAACGACTTGAGCAAAAACAGCCTGAGCAAGAGCACCTTCGGACCGAACGTCCTGCTGTCGGGCGGGTTCGTGTGAAGAAGAAAAAAACGGTCGAACAAAGAGTGGCTCCTGATACTGCAAACAAAGCGATGGAAGAGGCCCCGCAGAGAGCCATGAAGAGTCCGGAAAAAGAGCAAGGCAATCAAACACTCAATCTGGATTCTCCCGAGTTGGAAGGCGTTTCCGCAAATTTTGACAGAGCATTTGGTTCACTGCCCTGGCCTGTACAGAATGGTGTCGTCTCCAAAAGGTTTGGAACGGTAAAAGACAAGGATCTCAGAATTGTAACCACCAATAACGGGATCGATATTTCTGTCCCTTCCAACACGCAGGTAAGGGCTGTTTCTGGTGGCAAGGTAGTCCAGATTGCCTTTCTTCCCACTTTTGGCAATATCGTTATTGTTCGCCATCCGCAATCTTATCTTACCGTGTATGCCAATCTGGGTCAGTTAAGTGTAGCACGAGACGATATTATCAAGTCGCAGCAACTGCTTGGATTCGCCGGAAAAACTGCTGAGGGAGCTTCCGTTGTGCATTTTGAGATATGGAAAGGCCGAGTCAAGCAAAACCCTTCAAAATGGCTTAGATAA
- the smpB gene encoding SsrA-binding protein SmpB: protein MAKKQQTQQYVQAIQNRKARFEFEILDTLVAGIQLFGSEVKSVRLGQASLSDSFAIILRNEIWLEGMQITPYAHNRMELIEAKRSRKLLLHKEEIRKIEAKISEKGLTLVPLKAFFNSKGLLKIELAIAKGKKLYDKRETIKARENQRQMEQIKKQY, encoded by the coding sequence GTGGCAAAAAAGCAACAGACTCAGCAATATGTTCAGGCCATTCAAAACAGAAAGGCCCGGTTCGAATTTGAAATTCTCGATACCCTCGTTGCCGGTATCCAGCTTTTTGGAAGCGAGGTGAAATCGGTACGCCTGGGGCAAGCGAGTCTGAGCGACAGCTTTGCCATCATCCTTCGTAATGAGATCTGGCTTGAAGGTATGCAGATTACTCCGTATGCGCATAACCGGATGGAGCTGATTGAAGCGAAGCGGAGTCGTAAACTGCTGCTGCATAAAGAGGAAATCCGCAAAATCGAGGCAAAAATCAGTGAAAAAGGGCTTACGCTGGTGCCATTGAAGGCCTTTTTCAACTCGAAAGGCCTCCTGAAAATTGAACTTGCCATAGCCAAAGGCAAAAAGCTCTACGACAAGCGCGAAACGATCAAGGCGAGGGAAAATCAGCGTCAGATGGAGCAGATAAAAAAACAATACTAA
- a CDS encoding DedA family protein, whose amino-acid sequence MIYLASFQNIRTLEELILWGGYLLLFIIIFAETGLFAGFFLPGDSLLITAGLIAASGALDIVLLITILSCGAILGDTTGYFIGKKLKNSIFSAENSRFFRREHLLKTEAFYRKHGSKTVFLARFVPIVRSFTATLAGVTGMPFGLFFFFSFCGSLVWVLCFTLIGFFIASLFPDIVKYLHAVILAGIVLIVATALKSLRQKNKAAR is encoded by the coding sequence ATGATTTATCTTGCCTCATTCCAGAATATTCGTACCCTTGAGGAGTTGATTCTCTGGGGTGGCTATCTGTTGCTCTTTATCATTATTTTTGCCGAAACCGGCCTGTTTGCAGGCTTTTTTCTTCCGGGTGACTCTCTGCTCATAACGGCAGGGCTTATCGCGGCATCAGGAGCTCTCGACATCGTCCTCCTGATCACAATCCTTTCGTGTGGAGCGATTCTGGGTGATACAACGGGCTATTTTATCGGAAAAAAGCTTAAAAACTCAATCTTTTCAGCAGAGAATTCCCGTTTTTTTCGTCGCGAACATTTGCTGAAAACAGAGGCTTTTTATCGGAAACATGGTTCAAAAACGGTGTTTCTTGCTCGTTTTGTGCCGATCGTACGCAGCTTTACGGCGACTCTGGCGGGTGTGACCGGGATGCCGTTCGGGCTCTTCTTTTTTTTCAGTTTCTGCGGCTCTCTTGTCTGGGTTCTCTGTTTTACGCTGATCGGTTTCTTTATTGCAAGCCTCTTTCCTGATATTGTTAAATATCTGCACGCCGTCATCCTTGCAGGAATAGTCCTTATCGTAGCCACTGCCCTGAAAAGCCTGAGGCAGAAAAATAAAGCTGCGCGGTGA
- the nadB gene encoding L-aspartate oxidase translates to MTESIKTDVLVIGSGIGGLYFAIHMADYAKVTIITKKESSTSNTNWAQGGIAATIDHNDSAELHIADTLDAGAGLCNLEMVTLMVNEGPQHIERLMQLGVNFTTSDHDHLHLGKEGGHSRSRIVHAQDLTGREVETALLDRINSHPNITLLEHHFAIELLTEHHLDIKTNSINCYGAYVLDSRQRQPKKILAKITMLASGGLGHIYPYTTNPEIATGDGVAMGYRAGAEIANMEFIQFHPTALYHPKAKSFLISEAVRGFGGILRLKNGQEFMHKYDKRLNLAPRDIVARAIDSEIKKSGEECVFLDVTHIDAEKTKEHFPNIYETCLGFGIDMTKEMIPVVPAAHYSCGGMRTDDKGRTTIERLYACGETSCTGVHGANRLASNSLLEALVFAWRAYLDISEEVKKHDNHVDFPDWDDTGTVNPEEWILVSHNKREAQQVMNDYVGIVRSDLRLQRAKRRIDFLKEETESYYKKTKITTQILELRNIIKVASLIIESAIKRRESRGLHYTTDYPNRDDKHFLIDTVLRSF, encoded by the coding sequence ATGACTGAATCGATCAAAACTGATGTTCTGGTGATCGGCAGCGGCATAGGCGGACTCTATTTTGCCATTCATATGGCCGATTACGCCAAGGTAACGATTATCACAAAAAAGGAGAGTTCCACATCCAATACCAATTGGGCCCAGGGTGGAATCGCTGCCACCATCGATCATAATGACAGTGCTGAGCTGCATATCGCTGATACCCTTGATGCCGGGGCAGGATTGTGCAACCTCGAAATGGTCACTCTCATGGTAAATGAGGGACCTCAGCATATCGAGCGTCTGATGCAACTTGGTGTTAACTTTACCACTTCAGATCATGACCACCTGCACCTCGGCAAGGAGGGTGGCCACTCCAGAAGCCGCATTGTTCATGCACAGGATCTGACCGGACGTGAGGTTGAAACGGCTCTTCTTGATCGTATCAACAGCCACCCCAATATCACCCTGCTTGAGCACCATTTTGCCATCGAACTGCTTACCGAGCACCATCTCGATATTAAGACGAACAGCATCAACTGTTACGGAGCTTACGTGCTCGACTCACGCCAAAGGCAACCGAAAAAGATTCTGGCAAAAATTACCATGCTCGCATCAGGAGGACTTGGCCATATCTATCCCTACACCACAAATCCGGAGATAGCTACTGGTGATGGTGTGGCGATGGGATATCGGGCTGGAGCTGAAATTGCCAATATGGAGTTTATCCAGTTTCATCCAACCGCTCTCTACCATCCTAAAGCTAAATCTTTTTTGATTTCGGAAGCTGTCCGGGGATTTGGCGGTATCCTGAGACTGAAAAATGGTCAGGAGTTTATGCATAAATATGATAAACGCCTGAATCTGGCTCCCCGCGATATTGTGGCCCGCGCCATTGACTCGGAGATCAAAAAAAGTGGTGAAGAGTGTGTCTTTCTTGATGTAACGCATATCGACGCGGAAAAAACAAAGGAACATTTTCCCAACATTTATGAAACCTGTCTCGGTTTTGGTATTGATATGACGAAGGAGATGATCCCGGTTGTTCCTGCAGCACACTATTCATGCGGTGGCATGCGCACCGATGACAAAGGGCGCACCACCATAGAAAGGCTTTATGCATGCGGAGAGACGAGTTGTACCGGGGTTCATGGTGCTAACCGTCTTGCAAGCAACTCTCTGCTTGAAGCGCTGGTCTTTGCCTGGAGGGCATATCTTGATATCAGCGAAGAGGTGAAGAAACATGACAACCATGTCGATTTTCCTGACTGGGACGATACGGGTACCGTCAATCCGGAAGAGTGGATTTTGGTATCACACAACAAACGGGAGGCACAGCAGGTGATGAATGACTATGTCGGGATTGTGCGCAGTGACCTGCGCCTGCAGCGTGCGAAAAGACGGATTGATTTTCTTAAGGAGGAGACGGAGTCCTACTACAAGAAGACAAAGATAACGACTCAGATTCTTGAGCTTCGCAATATCATCAAAGTGGCGAGCCTGATCATCGAGAGTGCCATCAAGCGCCGTGAATCGAGAGGACTGCATTATACAACCGATTATCCCAACAGAGACGACAAACATTTTCTGATTGATACGGTGTTGCGATCGTTTTAA